From Toxorhynchites rutilus septentrionalis strain SRP chromosome 2, ASM2978413v1, whole genome shotgun sequence, a single genomic window includes:
- the LOC129765768 gene encoding uncharacterized protein K02A2.6-like gives MNVSVSDQICDRERNKILFALNTKYRELFAENLQHPMEGFEANIVMRDHASPVFYKPYDVPFSLREKVSEELDRLVREDVLRSVQHSDWASPIVVVPKADGSVRICMDCKVTWNKVICNEHYPLPNINDVFANMSGYKYFAKLDLQGAYMQITVTEKSQKFLVVNTHKGLYAFTRLPFGISSAASTFQRIMDEILTGIEGVQSYLDDIMIGSDTIEGLIATTYEVLDQSQGQLEQE, from the coding sequence ATGAATGTGTCGGTGAGTGACCAGATTTGTGATCGAGAAAGAAATAAGATACTTTTTGCGTTAAATACCAAGTACCGTGAGTTATTCGCAGAAAATCTGCAGCATCCAATGGAAGGTTTTGAAGCTAATATTGTTATGAGAGACCATGCGTCTCCAGTGTTTTACAAGCCGTATGATGTGCCGTTTTCACTCAGAGAGAAGGTATCAGAGGAGTTAGATAGGTTGGTGAGAGAAGATGTTCTTAGATCTGTTCAACACAGCGATTGGGCATCACCAATCGTAGTGGTTCCTAAGGCAGACGGCAGCGTGAGAATCTGTATGGATTGTAAGGTGACATGGAACAAAGTCATTTGCAATGAGCATTATCCGTTACCGAATATTAACGATGTGTTCGCCAATATGAGTGGATATAAGTATTTCGCTAAGTTGGATCTACAGGGTGCGTATATGCAGATTACGGTTACAGAAAAGTCGCAAAAATTTTTAGTTGTGAACACTCACAAAGGTCTGTATGCGTTTACTAGATTACCTTTTGGAATCTCGAGTGCAGCATCCACTTTCCAAAGGATTATGGATGAAATCTTAACCGGAATAGAGGGAGTTCAGAGTTATCTGGACGATATTATGATAGGGAGCGATACTATTGAGGGTTTGATTGCTACAACATACGAAGTACTTGATC